The Spinacia oleracea cultivar Varoflay chromosome 2, BTI_SOV_V1, whole genome shotgun sequence DNA segment gcattcgaaaaactaaaacctccgaaaagtcatagttaggcttcgaatttgagaattctgggttcggcagaaaattataattttgtcaaaattttagaatgccttttacatgcggaattgacacaaaaatcactcgatttggatgagtaacgaagaaactaccgaaaaactgcgtacgtataattaaataaacgcaatttgcaattaattaacaattacgaaaattaatcaccccttttaattcttgcaaatttgtaatatttaaccatgttcatgcaatttagattatgaaaataataagaggctcgtgataccactgttaggttatgatacatatgacaattcataaatcatgcggaaaaaccatatagccaggaaaacatattatttacacataatcatttagcatagtttagatgcatactctttgttgcgtgccttccctagctgcgcccgaaccgaacaagaacaagtctttaggactccaagtgtcgtccctccgtagatagtccacaacacgtccggatccgccttaagcttgaccaactaggatcgcccttaaggtacttagaattttcggcacttataggcaattgtgtgactgaatttttgctctcaaaaatcactttgaatacttgaatactcgatataaattgtgagcattgatcacctatttatagggcatgggtatcggatattagaatcctactaggaaacgatttagtgaatatgaattaatctaaaattcaatcacttaatttatctagtagacttaggaatcaatcttatacgaatcctaaccgatcaaggtttcgtacgcaagcacaaacacacacgcaggcgcagcagcccacgaggggcgccttgcgtgcgcgcgcgctgaggccaggcccagcaagtgctcgcagcccacgaggggcgcgcgcctgctggccttgctctcgcgtttgggctttgcttgctttggtcgcgcgcgggctttgctaggcgttgggcctagcttcgtgctaggccttgcgtctagcaagctcgtccgatgtttattcgtacgatatgcttccgattaaattcccggttccggaattcatttccgatacgaacaatatttaatatttccgattccggaatcaatttccgtttcgaacaaatatttaatatttccgtttccggaattattttccgattccgataatatttccgattctgacaatatttccgtttccggcaatatttccgattccggcaatatttccatttccgataatattttccgatacgtaccatgtttccgtttccggcaacatctacgacttggataatatttatatttccgatacgatccaaatttccgtttccggcaatatcatcgtttccggagtattcatttcttgcctgtgacgatctcagctcccactgaaaccaagatccgtcgattccgaatatccatagatggagtatttaatgccattaaatacttgatccgtttacgtactatttgtgtgaccctacgggttcagtcaagagtaagctgtggattaatatcattaattccacttgaactgaagcggcctctagctaggcattcagctcacttgatctcactgaattattaacttgttaattaatactgaaccgcatttattagacttaacattgaatgcatacttggaccaagggaattatttccttcatgttacacttacctttgcacaaagttttaggtgataagtggttgtttggttatcaattgttattttattgaaaaagtatatgtgataggagttagtggggtattttttttaattgaatgagagagggtgtggggacaaaaaaacatttagtgggaagagagagacaatataataattgtggggtcatttctAATtcagaagtgtaacaactaatctgggacggagggagtataatactATCAACTGTTTAAAATTTTGTGTCATGCATATAATAAAAACGGATATGTATAAAAACGTTAACTCTTGATTTAACATATTTAACAAGGTTGTCTCAAACATATTTTAGGCTCCATGTTAAATAACAAAATGAGGCCCTTGGCCCTATACTTTTTTCTGACGAGCTCTAGCctatactttttatttttattcaaaaatatttttttttcacgtTCTCATTATCGTAATATTTTTACACGAATCAGAAATAATCATTTATTCCCCCACATAGAGTATTATTGAAGTATTAAGGGTATGTTGATTACTTTTGACTAATATATCGTAATCAACTATTTCTAATATCATAAGTTCAAGATGATTAAGTTTCCTTATTATGTTTGCAAcaacaaaattattttttatatgttaATATAAAATATTACATTATCATTTACTCTGTAACGTATATATAAAATTTCGTGCCAAATTAATGATATGTAGACCGTGCATCACACTTGATGATGGGCGAGTTTGGATTTTAGATAAGGCTGACGACGAAGATAAACGTGAATGATGGACTAATATTGACTAATAAATATAGATTTGGTGTTGGTGAAACGGTATAAGGAAAACATGTACCCCACCTTGGTGATGAAGCAAGTTTACATTTCCTGGATTTAGACCACGTACTCACCCAATCCTAATTATGCATGTCACTTTGAAatattttatcaatattataccTAGCTAATACAATTAATTCTAATAATGAAgttatgtcaatatatttaaaagttaggTAAAGGAAAAATGGCTTATTTACCAAATATAGGGATGTCCCTATGTCAGGTTGTCGCTAGAGCTGGGTTTTTGGGAGATCCTTCGCGCATCCTCTCcaagtgggggggggggggggggggataaaGGAAATTTTGGTGGGTGATGGGGTTAAAAATGTATCCGCCGCGGGTAACGGGGCGAGAATGGATTTTAGATTATACCCGCCCGCATCGCTTATctttcatctaattgattatgaatatatcaacatttttttGTTACTACTAAcgtacatattataatgtttatttatttattcattgaATCTAATCAGACAACGATTATCTAAGACGCCAGAACATAGTTTTACAATTTAAATTCTTTTACCCAAACAAAAAATGTTGACTCTAGGGATGAGTTTACATAGGTGGGTGATGTAACGTGCATGAATTTTACTTTGTACCCAACCTCTCGAGACGGGAATTGAGAGGGGTGGGTAGGCGTTAAGTGATCGAATAATGAGGTAAATGAGGCAAGTATTAAGTGTGTACGACAACCGAAAGAAAGGGTGGATGAGATAACTTAATGCTTGACAGGGgtgattactttttttttttgaggggaggTGATTACTTAATGCTTGACAGAGGATGGAAATAATTTTGTCCATTTaccattatttgtttaattttttttaataaataagacactgAAATGgtcaataacaaatttattcgtgaatgttttaattaggagaatacctataagaaatattttagtgataattttCTACCAcattttcatataaatttatatttagattataaatcgtgcatcggaCGGGTAATATAATAGTTTCACCTAATAAATAAGACACTGAATGAGCAATAGCAAGTTTATCCATAGTTAAATTTAATTAGGAGAGTATCTATAAGCTTTATTTTGATGAAAATTGCCTACCAGATTTCAtgtaattttatattttatattataaaaatcgtgaatcgcacgggtactatactaatGGTTTTAATTAGTAAAGGCTGTTAATTCAGTTCAGGCCAAACTATTGAAGTCTGAAATTgaacaaacaaaaaaacaaacagAGAACTAAAACTATTTAAAGGTGATAAATAATTTTCCTCTTTTATGAAGTCTAATTTCTATTAACACAAAACTAGGATTAAACTCCTTTTTTCAAGTTTGAGTTGTCCGTAAAACTGAGAAAATGCCTATATCCTGTAATCTGTATCAATGAGAAAACACACTCACTAGTCACTATTAGTCTGGTGCTAGAGCAAATCAAACAGCAGGCAGCCAAGCACCCGAAAACCAACCCATAGGTTTGGTTAAATTTGAGTCGAGCCAAATTTCAGGGTACGTTGTTCACATTCGACTTGATTAAACTTTCAGGTGTATGAAATAAATCTggataaaatatttttttgtacCCACAACTAAATGAGGGTTTCTAAACCtcaagtgacttgtgtccaCATGGACGCAAGTGATCCAAATACAATCATCTTGAGTACCAACACATAATATGTCAGTACCAAAATGCAAAATTGATTAGAAATACCATCAATATAAGTCATATGTGTTATTATTAGTATTCACATAATTTGTATTGGTACTAACTtattctgtattggtactccaaattctgtattggtactcaTTTGTGTCCAatatggacacaagtcacttgtgACAAAGACTTCCTCCAACTAAATTTGATTTAATACATTCCAACCATACAGTGTATTTACAATGATACCCTTTTCCACACTATTCTGTATGCAGGGCAGACAGTCGGCAGATCCCCTCACCTAGCCCATCCTGTCCACCATCTTCATCTAACTCTTCCTATAATTGGTCACATTTgagtatttttatttaatttcaacTGTAGTAAATTAGTAATGTATTCTAacgttttatttttataattgcaCCACTTTAGTTTTGACACTATTTACATCTCTTTTATACAACAGTCTTGttaggaatttttttttatagcaTTTTTTAGATGCAAGCTAGGAGCGATATATTAATAAATCAAAGTTTTTTTTATAGCTTTTAATAATgtataactagtgtgtggcccgggcgatgccccggtttctacattgaataattaaaattttagatttttcttgagtttaatatttgaccaaaatacatgTATTTCATAAAGTGAAAAACATCCATCAAGTTCATCAACTACAAAGACACACTACGTCAGTTATCATGccaaattatttttcaattatatcatcttacaatttgtataatttattttctagtgaaactaagtgtttcaaattaataaacccCAAATTATGGGAGTTACTATAGTTGATGTTTATGAGACTTACAACATCACATTTTTTCATGGTTGTCCTAATGCTTGAATTACTATTCTTTTAATATCAAAACAGTCCATAGTAAATAAAATGTTACATacaaatttagttgttttagacttaacgttaacatttatttatagaTTAATGTGAAAAGATAAAATACAATTgatggttggttaagatggtaatgagagctATCATCTACACTCGAGATTTCGTGTTCGAATCTTGTTGTATTGATTTGACATTTTTCACTAAcactttttaatatattagtatagatgaaAGCTAGATTGTAAATTGACAAGCTCGAAATGGTGCAATCATAACAAAAAAACGGAAGAAGAATTTATTAATAAGACATCAATCAGTTAGCATATGCCAACTATTTGTACTCTTTTAACGGTTTCCTTACACTCTTTCCTATATTAATTTGTTTCAATATTTAAAGCCTTTGAAGTGCCCACCACTTCCTCCCTTTCCTCCCATTCCATATTCAACTCTCTGTGTTTAGAAACTTATCCCATCAAATCTGGAATCattcattaaataaaatccagaaagagaaaggaaaaatCAAGCGGTTTTGAGAAGAAAAAATGAAGATCCAGTGTGATGTTTGTAGTAAAAAGGAAGCTTCAGTGTTTTGCTCAGCTGATGAAGCTGCTCTTTGTGATGTATGTGATGATAAAGTCCATCATGCTAATAAACTCGCTTCGAAGCACCAGCGTTTTTCTCTCCTCCACCCTTCTTCCTCTCAATTCCCGGTCTGCGACATCTGTCAGGTAATCTGATCACATGTCTTGGATAGTTGGACACCAGTACTGCACTTCTTTATAACGTATTGTGctgatatttgttttttttttttttgttttttctggaTGCAGGAGAATAGGGCACTTTTATTTTGTCAACAAGATCGAGCAATTTTATGCAGAGAATGTGATCTTCCATTACACACAGCAAATGAACACACTCGGAAGCATAACAGGTTCCTACTGACTGGGATTAAGCTCTCTGAAGTTATTTCAGATAATATTACTATTAGCAATGGAAATGGATGTGAATCAGGTGATACAGTTCCTGATTTCAAGTGTACCAAGACACCTACATCAGTTTTTTCTGAAAAAACTCTGAATTCAGCCGTTACTAacagcagcaacagcaacagcaccATCAGTTCAAACATCAATCAGTTGAACTGTGGTGGATCAACTAGTAATATATCTGAGTATTTGATAGATATGCTACCAGGATGGCATTTTGAAGATTTTCTTGTTGATTCAGCTTCTCCTGCCCCCTTTGGTTTCTGTAGTAAGGTTTGCTACAAAAATCTCATTTTATTGTACTTGTTCATGCACTTAAAAAGATGATAATTTTGCCAAGTTGAGTTTTATGTGATTTGGATTAAAATTGTTTATATGTTTTGGTGGATGCAGAGTGGTAACAACCATGATTTAGAAGTGAATGAAGATGTGTTATCATTTTTCGATGTGGAGAATGAAAGTGATCAATTTACATGTTGTCCAACACAATCAGAGAGTTTCTGGGTgccacaagcaacaacactctGGAATGTATTTGGTCAGCCTTCAGAAATTCATCACtacaaaaatggaataaagccgcagcagcagcagcagcagcagcagcagcagcagcaggagGCGCCGCCAAGTGTGACAACCATGAAAGTGAAGAGAAAATACTTAAAGGATGATGCCTTTACTGTCCCTGAAATCAATTCATCTGTAGGGTCTAAGAGAACTAGGCCTCTTTGGTAGAATTATGATGATATGGGGGGTGTATCTAGCTTGTATCTTGTGTCTTTGGAGTGTGTTTGTGCTCAAAAAATATCTCCAACTTTGAACATattcttttatatttttcccTGTCATACAGATCGTCTGGTCTGCTGTTATCACTCAAGGACCTAACACTCACATACTGCCTTCATCCCCCTTGAGAGGACTCGATCGCTTGACCACATAAAAAtacaaacataaaaataaaaataaaaaacaattacAAACTTTGTGTGTGTTATACTAACATAACATGAATCAGCATCTTGTTtcagccaaatcttgacaactAGCTGTTGTGCCATTTAGATATTTCTTCTATCATATGATTCAATAAGACGGAAGCTTCATTAGAGGGCCGAGGGCGGACTACCTGCCGTTGGGAGACGCCCCTTAGCACTAGTCCAGCCCATTTGTTAGCCAAAAGATGACATCTACCAGAATTGATTACTCAATCGATTGTCAACTTCTTCGTGGTCGTAGGGATTGAGGTGTTAAATAGAGAGAGTCTATTTAACAAGTCTAAACGAGGTTCCATCTTAAAATCATATGACGATTAGGGAAGTAACCCTTTGGCGATTAACTTTCGGGAGGAATTGAAAATGGCTGACACGATCTCTTGCAAAAGTTGTATTACGACATTAGAAATAATCACATAATTAAGAAATTGTTATAGAAATTATCTCACTCTTACCATAAATACTTTACTTTAGATGTGTCTCATATATAAATATTTGCATTAGTATATCACTTTCCATCATTCACTTCATACAACATGTTGAATTCTAAATTTAAAGATATTTTAGGATCAAGATATTTGGGTACCTATCATAAAACTGACAAATTACATGGGTGAAGATTTTGTCATATGAAGGCAGCTCTTTTTGTCCAAATTGGTGCAGAATATGTCCCTCCAAGATTAGGACAGGGCAGGAAAGATGAACATAAATACGATAAAACTATTTCAATTTgacttattttaacttattggaaatttggtgaaacaTTACTTTAAGTTTgatggttttgtgaattgctacttTTTAAAgagaaaattatattttactacattataagtttggtttgtttgactaacactaccatttgcccTTTTTTATTGATGTTTTCCGTGTTTGAACTCCACTACAACGGTTATTTAGTATGGCAAATGAACAAAACGACAAATGAACAGagatatttaaaagaatagaaCAAATACACCGcggaaaacattaacgaaaaacgtcaaatggtagtgttagtcaaacaaaccaaacttataaaatagttaaattttaaaaagtttttataaagtagcaattcacaaaaccaccaaacttaaaggtagtgtttcacaaaatttcctaacTTATTTCATATTTCTTATAAAGTAATTTAAAAAAGTCTATATTGTTGAGATAAAATAAACtatttttttcataaaattttattactccgtataaaataaatttagttcatatgaaaataacttcaaataatttcagaacagGAACATAATCATGTGAAACTTGTAATCACCATTATTATGATAGATGATGCTGATTTTGATAAAAATGAGATGAGCTCGCATATGTTTTAGCACATTTTTTAAAAGGGTGGGGGTGGGGTATCAGGTCATATTGTGAAAATGTTCCATCATTTTCATTTCAATAATATGGAAAAGAAGATGCTGTCTGCTCTTTTTTAGTAGCCAtaatttgattttaattaataaatattgcCTGAATCTTAAGCTATATTTCCCTATATAGTATGTGCAGATCATACTTTGTTTTATACTGTTGATAATCTTTTTAattaaagtactccctccgttcttaaataaATGTCCACTTTGGACATTTACGCGGGATTTAATAAAACTGAATTgtgtgtaagaggtaatgattgaaatgttttttttttgtaaagaaAAAAGTAGATAACTGTTTATTAATAAAGTATATATAAAAGTGGATGTGGTGATTGAAAAGTGGTACACGtatagaatgtgtaagaaaaagtaataatgatttatagaaaagtgagAAAAGTGTGTGAAAAAGTAGGAAAagtgtatagaaaagtgggaaaggtATATGTCCAAAAATGGAAACTGGACACTTATAAGGAAACGCTATTTATGAGAActggacacttatttaggaacagagggagtagttaGTTAGTAGTGTGATCATCTTTTGaaaatacggttttttcatgaaatgccctgaggttttaaaaaacgcaccaaataccctcgcctgtttcgattcacataatatacccctatttttttccaagtttgcaccaaataccccttaactgaccttccgttagtcctccgttaagtcgtgtttataattcacagtatacccctttttataaacttaatgcataatatacacctattttaaaattaagttgCACTAGATACCCAAATTGCAGGAATTTGAATTTAACGGCTAGTTTTTAAACCTAGGAAGCAAAATATAGCCGTTATGTTCTTGCTGCCTATAAATGCTACTAGTGTTCACCTCACTTGCATACTTTCCCCTCTCCAAATTAGCCATGAGCTCTCATTCAAAAACCGAATCTTCTTCCATCCCAAATTTAGCATACATTAGAGTTCCTAATAAAAATTGCTATTGCGGGAGAAGATTTGCAATTAGGAGCTCGGAAACGGCAAAAAATCCGCAAAAGctttactacaagtgtgatccttgtgaTAATTTCAAATGGTGCAAAGGTTTTCTTGAGCACACAAGTGATGAAGTTCAGAGCAAGGGAAACATAGATGATGAAaacaggggaatgcaagaaCAAAGCTGGGGAATGCAAGAACAGAGCAGGGGAATGCATGAAGAGTTGAAGCTATTGAAGAAGAAGATCAAACAACAGAAACAGCAAATCAATTTTGCAATAAAAATTGGTGTATTAATGTTTGCATTTCTGATTTGGATAGCAATGAAGTAAAGTTGTAACAAATTTCATGAAATAAAGAGACTTTGTTCCATAAATACTTGTTCAAGCAAATAAGCTTTACATAAACTGAACTTTAAGTGGACAAACACCACTGAACTGCACAAAAAGAGGTGTTCTAAGCATTTCACTATTTCCAAAAAATGATCTCTGCACAACTGTTTCCAAAAACTGATTCTAACTAAACTGATTCTGACTAAACTGATTTGACTAAGTTAGTTTAGCTTTGTGCACTACAATTCACAAAATATAGCCAACTGAGGTGACTATGCAGCTGCCTTTGACCTCTTCCTTGTGTTTGGTCCCCCATTTGATGTACTTGCTCCTGCTGCACCACTCTTTGAAGTGCTTGGTCCAGTGGCACTTGTTCCTCCATTCTTGCATGTTCTTGAGTTGTGACCAAACTCTCTACACTTTCCACATTTCACATTTCACATTTGTGTTCCTCTTCCCTTTCTTTGGTTCATTTGcccctctctttctcttcttagcaGGTCTGCCAGATGGTCTTTTGATGGTTGGAGGCTGAATGGAAGGAAGGCCAAAGTCAGGCCACTGAGATGGATCTGCCATAGGATGAATATGTTCTGCATAGGTTAGCTTGTATGCAGCAGCCTTGAACCATGGGGATATGAAATCATGGGGGTTCATCCTTTGGTCATATATGACCCTCAGTGCATGCTTGCAGGGGATTCCACAGATCTGCCACTTCCCACAGGCACAACTTCTTGTTGCAAGCCTAATTGGGAAGTTGACATGTCCATCCCTAACCTCAAATTCACCCCCTCCACATGCTGTGGCATAACATAACCTGGACTCAGCTGTCCTCTCCTCTAACTCTTTCAATGCATATGCAGTGAGCTGACCTTCCTCCATGTCAACTGCGTTGTCAAATCTAGCCCCCACCCTCTGCATACACCAACTTCTGATTGCTGTACACCAGACATTAAACAACAAACAACGAGTTCaggggtatattatgcatgaatatgattaaacaacaaacaacaagttcaggggtatattatgcatgaatatgaTTAGAAGAGTTATACCTTCCAATAATGAGAAGACAGGCATGTCTCTGAAGGGCTTTGTGCATGCATTGAATGACTCCACAAAGTTTGTtgtgttgtgatcacaacaaaCAGTAGAGTCAAACTTATGCCTAGACCACTGCTCAATGCAGCTGTTCAAGTATGCAGTGGCATTTGCATTGTACTCACTGATCTTTTCCATGGCCTTACCAAACACATACTCATTGTATGCATTAGCAGCTATCCAAAAGAGCTTGTGGAATGCAGATCCACTGAAGCCATTGTTCTTACAATTCATGTATAGGTGTTGGCAGCAAACTCTCCTAGTTGCTCTAGGAAAAGTTTCTCTAACTGCCAACTCAACACCCTACACATCAGCAAACAACAAAAACAGGTTCATTAATATAGAAACATAAACATAAGAAAAAGTAAATATCAGAAAAGAGTAAATATCAGATCAGTACACATACCTTCATCCTATCACTGATTAAGGTCCAATCATCTCTGTTGCAACCCTCCTGCTCAAACATTTGCCTCAAACATCTCATGAAGTAGGTCCAACTGTCACAACTCTCAGTGTCTACTATCCCATAGGCAAGAACAAAAATTTCATTGTTCCCATCTATGCCAACTGCTGTCAGTAGAATGCCCTTGTAGAAACCACTTAAATGAGCCCCATCTATTCCAATTATGGGCCTACAACCCCTTAGAAACCCCCTGACTTGTGCAGCAAATGAGAAGAAGCAAGCTCTGAATTTTGGGTTCACATCCCCACTACTGGCCCCCCATGTTATAAGTGCATGACTCCCTGGGTTTGTTTGCTTAATCATCTCAGCATATCTAGGCAACAGCTCATATGCTTCAGCCCAACCACCATGCAGCTTTTCCTTTGCCATACTCCTGACCTTGTACAATAGCCTCTTTTTCACCCTCAACTGAAACTTCTCCTGTGCATACCTCCTCAATGTCTCCACTGGAATCTCTGGATTTGCCTCTATTTCCCCCAATATATGCTTACACAACCACTCAGAGGTCACCACTGGATTCTCCTCAAGCCTCCCACAAGTTCTGTGGGACCCACTGATCACCTTAATGGCCCAGCTAACATTG contains these protein-coding regions:
- the LOC110799933 gene encoding B-box zinc finger protein 20; its protein translation is MKIQCDVCSKKEASVFCSADEAALCDVCDDKVHHANKLASKHQRFSLLHPSSSQFPVCDICQENRALLFCQQDRAILCRECDLPLHTANEHTRKHNRFLLTGIKLSEVISDNITISNGNGCESGDTVPDFKCTKTPTSVFSEKTLNSAVTNSSNSNSTISSNINQLNCGGSTSNISEYLIDMLPGWHFEDFLVDSASPAPFGFCSKSGNNHDLEVNEDVLSFFDVENESDQFTCCPTQSESFWVPQATTLWNVFGQPSEIHHYKNGIKPQQQQQQQQQQQQEAPPSVTTMKVKRKYLKDDAFTVPEINSSVGSKRTRPLW